One window from the genome of Candidatus Poribacteria bacterium encodes:
- a CDS encoding redoxin domain-containing protein, producing MKAVLTVAIVLSILLTSAYADTPTERSNEDFPTKQNEKNIELCTENLVAIGKALQTYRKEHGELPLWLSDLHGKYLVDENNLLCPADENGGKPSYYRRTDPKLPVSYDYAQFDSGFQELTAEKHYIYGDVIPIVRCGHHANEDFTCLNLSLSANIYRSTAAWAIYEPEAMYGGFEKAIATLEVKLQDAPDDKRIFELYPALVRLYIQTEQKQKVDVLVNNFKSIMDSEHIKDNFTLGDMLEMVGRHRDALQIYEGLEKQGSNNRYIFQKLAQVHEKLGNVEIAKAYHIKFDPVLALIGKSVPDFSATDFDGKPISLRDYRGKVVLLDFWAVWCSPCIDEIPNIKKVYNTYKNAGFEVIGISLDHHKYEVRDYIKANNIPWRQIVSGKGWDSPISRQYNIRSIPAPLLIDREGRLISHNARGADLERLVAEAVRDKSTD from the coding sequence ATGAAAGCAGTCTTGACAGTAGCAATAGTGCTAAGTATTCTATTAACTTCTGCTTATGCAGATACACCCACAGAAAGGTCGAATGAAGACTTTCCTACGAAACAAAACGAGAAAAATATAGAGCTTTGCACGGAAAATTTAGTTGCGATTGGCAAAGCACTTCAAACCTACCGAAAAGAACATGGGGAACTTCCGCTGTGGCTTTCGGATCTGCATGGTAAATACTTGGTGGATGAAAACAATCTTCTCTGTCCGGCAGATGAAAACGGAGGCAAACCAAGTTATTACCGTAGGACTGACCCGAAATTGCCCGTAAGTTACGACTATGCACAGTTCGATTCTGGCTTTCAGGAATTGACAGCCGAGAAGCACTATATTTATGGTGATGTCATACCGATAGTCCGTTGTGGGCATCACGCCAATGAAGATTTTACGTGTTTAAACTTAAGTCTCTCTGCTAATATTTATCGGTCAACCGCTGCCTGGGCAATATACGAACCAGAAGCGATGTATGGAGGTTTTGAGAAAGCAATTGCCACGCTTGAAGTCAAACTGCAGGACGCTCCAGATGATAAACGGATCTTCGAGTTGTATCCTGCACTCGTTCGACTCTACATCCAAACCGAACAGAAACAAAAAGTCGATGTTCTGGTCAACAATTTCAAGTCAATCATGGACTCCGAACACATTAAAGACAACTTCACCCTCGGTGATATGCTTGAGATGGTGGGTCGGCATCGGGATGCGCTTCAGATCTATGAGGGATTGGAAAAGCAGGGATCGAACAACCGATACATCTTCCAGAAACTTGCCCAAGTTCATGAAAAACTCGGCAATGTAGAGATAGCGAAAGCGTATCACATCAAGTTTGATCCAGTGTTAGCGTTGATAGGGAAATCTGTTCCTGATTTTTCTGCGACTGACTTTGATGGTAAACCGATCTCACTTCGCGATTACCGCGGAAAAGTCGTTTTGCTCGATTTTTGGGCAGTATGGTGCTCGCCGTGTATTGACGAAATTCCAAATATCAAAAAGGTTTACAATACCTATAAGAATGCGGGATTTGAGGTCATCGGGATCAGTCTTGATCATCATAAATACGAAGTTCGGGATTATATTAAAGCGAACAACATTCCTTGGCGGCAGATTGTTAGTGGAAAAGGGTGGGACAGTCCAATTTCGCGCCAGTATAACATTCGTTCGATTCCAGCACCGTTGCTCATTGACCGAGAGGGCAGACTCATCTCGCATAATGCGAGAGGGGCAGATTTGGAGAGACTCGTGGCGGAAGCGGTACGGGATAAATCCACGGACTAA
- a CDS encoding DUF1932 domain-containing protein: MPNTVGILSPGDMGHTVGNVLRENGLRVITCLHGRSQRTRELAEKAGIVDVPTYPQLVTEADLILSIMVPAQAMSAASAVAEALQQTDTTLTYTDCNAIAPQTVRKLGDVITAAGGTFVDASIIGPPPRTPGATRFYASGPNLDTFSELNNYGLDVRTLGDEIGLASAIKMCYASLTKGLTALCTELLMAASVLGVSDALTAEFQLSQSALFERMERGLPSMPPKARRWIGEMEEISATFAYVGLTPNILTGAADMYRFIGDTHLADLPPEARDEFPTLAELIEILAENLKSE; the protein is encoded by the coding sequence ATGCCCAACACAGTCGGAATTTTAAGCCCTGGTGATATGGGGCACACTGTCGGGAACGTCCTTCGTGAAAACGGTTTGCGCGTTATAACTTGTCTGCACGGAAGAAGTCAACGCACCCGTGAACTCGCTGAGAAGGCAGGTATTGTGGATGTGCCGACATATCCCCAACTCGTTACCGAAGCCGACCTTATCCTCTCAATTATGGTGCCTGCACAGGCGATGTCCGCTGCGTCCGCAGTCGCGGAGGCACTGCAACAGACGGATACAACGCTGACATACACCGACTGCAACGCCATTGCACCGCAGACGGTGCGCAAATTAGGAGACGTTATTACTGCAGCAGGCGGAACGTTCGTCGATGCCTCTATCATCGGTCCACCGCCGCGCACACCGGGGGCGACGCGCTTCTACGCATCGGGACCGAACCTCGACACGTTTTCGGAACTCAACAATTACGGATTAGATGTCCGCACGCTCGGAGACGAGATAGGGCTCGCCTCTGCGATTAAGATGTGCTACGCCTCGCTAACAAAAGGACTAACAGCACTCTGTACCGAATTGCTCATGGCTGCATCCGTTTTGGGTGTTTCAGATGCACTCACTGCGGAATTTCAGTTGAGTCAATCGGCACTTTTTGAGCGGATGGAGAGGGGATTGCCGAGCATGCCACCGAAAGCGAGACGCTGGATCGGTGAGATGGAGGAGATTTCGGCAACCTTCGCGTATGTCGGATTGACTCCGAACATCTTGACAGGCGCGGCGGATATGTATCGCTTCATCGGGGACACGCATCTCGCGGATCTCCCACCGGAGGCACGTGACGAATTCCCGACTTTAGCTGAACTGATTGAAATCTTGGCGGAAAACCTGAAATCGGAGTAG
- a CDS encoding peptidyl-alpha-hydroxyglycine alpha-amidating lyase family protein, translating to MATFGTGDYQYEVVEGWGMIPQLGLVSGVACDSNDRVYVYNRSPQPAMLVFEADGTFVTEWGKDIFQKPHGIWISPDDEIYTTDTIDHTVRKFSLDGELLETFGTVNQPGAPGGPFNEPTRAVLSTSGEMYVSDGYGQSRVHRMTADGEVIVSWGAPGTGPGEFNLPHDVTVDHNDRVYILDRGNLRCQIFNNDGEYLTEWTDLRSPNDLFIDSDNVIHIAEGGQRISIMTLDGEVIGRWGEKGDAPGQFSDSPHGIWIDSNGNIYVSEVIADRRFQKFARV from the coding sequence ATGGCAACTTTTGGAACAGGTGATTATCAATATGAAGTCGTAGAAGGATGGGGTATGATTCCGCAACTCGGACTCGTTTCCGGCGTAGCGTGCGACTCAAATGACAGGGTCTATGTCTACAACCGTAGCCCACAACCCGCTATGCTCGTTTTCGAGGCTGATGGCACATTCGTTACTGAATGGGGAAAGGATATCTTCCAAAAACCGCACGGCATCTGGATAAGTCCCGACGATGAAATCTATACCACTGATACCATAGATCATACCGTCAGAAAATTTTCGCTCGACGGGGAGCTGTTGGAGACATTTGGGACTGTCAATCAACCAGGCGCACCGGGGGGACCCTTTAATGAACCGACGCGTGCTGTCCTCTCAACCTCTGGGGAGATGTACGTCTCTGATGGTTACGGACAATCACGGGTACACCGAATGACGGCTGATGGTGAAGTCATCGTTTCGTGGGGCGCGCCGGGGACAGGACCTGGTGAATTTAACCTTCCACATGATGTCACCGTGGATCACAACGATCGCGTTTATATTCTCGACCGCGGTAACCTTCGCTGTCAGATTTTTAATAACGACGGTGAATACTTGACCGAATGGACAGACCTCCGTTCTCCGAACGATCTCTTTATTGACAGTGATAATGTTATCCATATCGCCGAGGGGGGACAACGCATCAGTATCATGACGCTTGACGGAGAGGTCATCGGACGCTGGGGCGAAAAGGGAGACGCTCCCGGACAATTCAGCGATTCTCCACACGGTATCTGGATCGACTCAAACGGGAACATCTATGTGAGTGAAGTCATTGCGGATAGGCGTTTCCAGAAATTCGCGAGGGTTTAA